In Cynocephalus volans isolate mCynVol1 chromosome 13, mCynVol1.pri, whole genome shotgun sequence, a genomic segment contains:
- the LOC134361738 gene encoding LOW QUALITY PROTEIN: zinc finger protein 555-like (The sequence of the model RefSeq protein was modified relative to this genomic sequence to represent the inferred CDS: inserted 1 base in 1 codon; deleted 1 base in 1 codon; substituted 2 bases at 2 genomic stop codons) produces MDSWKCDSIANCGDSSDENKNCPLLNGGYGGSAVPQTRVSNVPVLLDGSYSPVVELCSARRLPPAPGASGQLEEPGLGLGGRPGSQGEGRGQPDPGCRGGAAGAETPVGAGAGLRASGGLGLPAGQWGAPSARACRRGQVRASVCPSAVTPLLSVTVGAQSDNACLSLKTCVPPERFTGAGRRERPPGPPCGVPAPVLAASSLGTDVLAEALRVEGPGGDLRSQPILRVSELPWTTQDAPQRPSLWGSGWARPSHGTACWGGVCQDSVVFEDVAVDFTLEEWAVRDSAQRELYRDVRIKTFQNLASIDGVTQFMANGSVSQQDIYGEKGTKESKVEKFTRNDSWASVLGKIWEDLSIEDQHAKQGRNLRNYMVERLCESNNQCGEAFSKIPYLNPYKEIPTGLNQYGYSAYGKVFMHHSSLKSHIKVHTRQKQYQCQECGLACGCHSHLRTHVRTHNGERLYACKLCGKTFPFTSSLNQHIRIHTAEKTYECKQCGKVYIDFSSLTSHVRSHTKEKPYKCKECGEAFSYSSVFQRHVIMHTREKPYECKQCGKTFIYLQCFQRHERIHTGEKPYECNQCGKTLGHPSSFQGHLRVHTGEKPCACTQCGKTFNWSISLXKHMRTHNREKPYECKQCGKAFSLSACFXEHMRMHPEDKSYKCKLCGKDFYCHKSLQKHMRRHSAEKRYKCMQCGKAFSWPEXLPQHVKTHTVEKPYECKECGKVFKWPLSLPVHMRLHTGDKSYTCKQCGKAFSCSSLRRHVRIHAAEKHYKCDVGHPPTDELMCNPSENSHQESNLINTVNMIWLL; encoded by the exons ATGGATAGCTGGAAGTGTGACAGCATCGCCAACTGTGGCGACTCCTCAGATGAGAA TAAAAACTGCCCCCTGCTCAATGGGGGCTATGGGGGCAGTGCAGTGCCACAGACTAGGGTGTCCAACGTTCCTGTGCTTCTGGATGGCAGTTACAGCCCAGTGGTCGAGCTGTGCAG CGCCCGCCGCCTTCCCCCAGCCCCCGGGGCCTCGGGGCAACTGGAAGAACCGGGCTTGGGTCTGGGGGGGCGCCCAGGGTCccagggagagggcagaggacAGCCGGACCCGGGCTGCCGAGGAGGTGCAGCGGGGGCCGAGACACCGGTGGGCGCAGGGGCAGGGCTGCGGGCAAGCGGGGGTCTCGGTCTCCCCGCGGGGCAGTGGGGCGCGCCCTCCGCCCGGGCATGCCGGAGGGGGCAGGTCCGAGCCTCGGTGTGCCCGTCCGCGGTGACACCGCTCCTGTCGGTGACTGTCGGTGCACAGAGCGACAACGCGTGTCTCTCTCTGAAGACATGTGTCCCGCCTGAACGTTTCACGGGAGCGGGTCGCAGAGAGCGACCCCCGGGCCCCCCGTGCGGAGTCCCTGCACCTGTCCTCGCAGCGTCTTCCCTGGGGACAGACGTCCTAGCGGAAGCGCTCCGGGTCGAGGGCCCTGGGGGTGACCTGCGTTCTCAGCCCATCCTCCGGGTCTCAGAGCTGCCCTGGACGACCCAAGACGCCCCCCAGCGACCCTCGCTCTGGGGAAGCGGCTGGGCGCGCCCCTCCCACGGGACAGCTTGTTGGGGGGGGGT GTGTCAGGACTCAGTGgtctttgaggatgtggctgtggacttcaccctGGAGGAGTGGGCTGTGCGGGATTCTGCTCAGAGGGAACTCTACAGAGATGTGAGGATCAAAACTTTTCAGAACCTGGCCTCAATAG atgGTGTAACTCAATTTATGGCCAATGGGTCAGTTTCTCAGCAGGAtatttatggagaaaaaggaactaagGAATCTAAAGTAGAAAAGTTCACCAGAAATGATTCCTGGGCCTCTGTTTTAGGAAAAATTTGGGAAGACCTTAGCATTGAAGATCAGCATGCAAAGCAGGGGAGAAATCTGAG AAATTACATGGTGGAGAGACTTTGTGAAAGTAATAATCAATGTGGAGAAGCCTTCAGCAAGATTCCATATCTTAACCCATACAAGGAAATTCCGACTGGACTAAACCAGTATGGATACAGTGCATATGGAAAAGTCTTCATGCATCATTCATCCCTAAAGAGTCACATCAAAGTTCACACCAGACAAAAACAATATCAGTGCCAGGAATGTGGGCTGGCCTGTGGATGTCATTCACACCTAAGAACACATGTTAGAACTCACAATGGAGAGAGACTCTATGCTTGTAAATTATGTGGGAAAACCTTTCCTTTTACATCTTCCCTCAATCAGCATATAAGGATTCACACTGCTGAGAAAACCTATGAATGTAAGCAGTGTGGGAAAGTCTACATTGATTTTTCAAGTCTTACTAGTCATGTGAGAAGCCACACTAAAGAGAAGCCatataaatgtaaggaatgtggggaAGCCTTCAGTTATTCCTCAGTTTTCCAAAGGCATGTGATAATGCACACTCGAGAGAAGCCTTATGAATGCAAACAGTGTGGGAAAACCTTCATTTATCTCCAATGCTTTCAGAGACATGAAAggattcacactggagagaaaccctatgaatgcaaCCAATGTGGTAAAACATTGGGTCATCCCTCATCCTTTCAAGGACATTTGAGAGTgcacactggagaaaaaccctgTGCATGCACACAGTGTGGGAAAACTTTCAATTGGTCCATATCCTTATGAAAGCATATGAGAACACACAATAGAGAGAAACCCTACGAATGTAagcagtgtgggaaagccttcagtttgTCTGCCTGCTTTTGAGAACACATGAGAATGCATCCTGAAGACAAATCATACAAGTGCAAGCTGTGTGGGAAAGATTTTTATTGCCACAAATCCTTACAAAAACACATGAGGAGGCACAGTGCAGAGAAACGCTAC AAATGCAtgcagtgtgggaaagccttcagctgGCCTG CTCTGCCACAACATGTGAAAACACACACTgtagagaaaccttatgaatgtaaggaatgtgggaaagtctTCAAATGGCCATTATCTTTACCAGTACATATGAGACTGCACACTGGAGACAAATCTTATACATGTAagcagtgtgggaaagccttcagttgcTCATCATTAAGAAGACATGTGAGAATACACGCTGCAGAAAAACACTACAAGTGTGATGTGGGACATCCTCCTACAGATGAATTAATGTGTAATCCTTCAGAAAACTCACATCAGGAGAGTAATCTTATAAACACGGTAAATATGATATGGCTTTTATGA